A single region of the Zonotrichia leucophrys gambelii isolate GWCS_2022_RI chromosome 9, RI_Zleu_2.0, whole genome shotgun sequence genome encodes:
- the CLRN1 gene encoding clarin-1 isoform X2 — MPALQKKLLFCTAGLLSLGCALGAAAAVGSQLWVRGSILCSTGALLVNASGPELHKFIGAIQYGLFSGQRVRQCGLGGRPLQFSFFPDLLRIIPASIHVSVILFCTVLIVFALVGAGFFMFNAFGSPYETLHGPVGLYLWSFISCSCGCLIMILFSSEVKIHHLSEKIANFKEGTFTFKTHSEQFANSFWTILVCSLVHFLNALLIRFAGFEFPFSKSEESGTITGAVDLMY, encoded by the exons ATGCCGGCGCTGCAGAAGAAGCTGCTGTTCTGCACGGCCGGgctgctgagcctgggctgCGCGCtgggcgcggcggcggccgtgggcagccagctctgggtcCGGGGCTCCATCCTCTGCAGCACCGGAGCGCTGCTCGTCAACGCCAGCGGCCCCGAGCTGCACAAGTTCATCGGCGCCATCCAGTACGGGCTCTTCTCCGGGCAGCGGGTGCGGCAGTGCGGGCTCGGGGGCAGACCGCTGCAGTTCTCAT tttttccagATTTGCTCAGAATTATCCCTGCAAGTATCCATGTCAGCGTCATTCTGTTCTGCACAGTGCTGATTGTCTTCGCCCTGGTGGGAGCAGGGTTCTTCATGTTCAATGCCTTTGGCAGCCCCTACGAGACGCTGCACGGCCCCGTGGGGCTGTACCTGTGGAGCTTCATCTCCT GttcctgtggctgcctcatcATGATTCTCTTCTCCTCAGAGGTGAAGATCCACCACCTTTCAGAAAAAATTGCTAACTTCAAAGAGGGAACTTTTACATTCAAGACTCACAGTGAGCAGTTTGCAAATTCCTTCTGGACCATCCTGGTTTGCTCCCTGGTGCACTTCCTCAATGCCCTGCTAATCCGATTTGCTGGATTTGAATTTCCCTTTTCAAAATCAGAAGAGTCAGGGACAATCACAGGAGCGGTTGACTTGATGTATTAA
- the CLRN1 gene encoding clarin-1 isoform X1, producing the protein MPALQKKLLFCTAGLLSLGCALGAAAAVGSQLWVRGSILCSTGALLVNASGPELHKFIGAIQYGLFSGQRVRQCGLGGRPLQFSFFPDLLRIIPASIHVSVILFCTVLIVFALVGAGFFMFNAFGSPYETLHGPVGLYLWSFISCECQAGLALPAAPTAQHRGSCGCLIMILFSSEVKIHHLSEKIANFKEGTFTFKTHSEQFANSFWTILVCSLVHFLNALLIRFAGFEFPFSKSEESGTITGAVDLMY; encoded by the exons ATGCCGGCGCTGCAGAAGAAGCTGCTGTTCTGCACGGCCGGgctgctgagcctgggctgCGCGCtgggcgcggcggcggccgtgggcagccagctctgggtcCGGGGCTCCATCCTCTGCAGCACCGGAGCGCTGCTCGTCAACGCCAGCGGCCCCGAGCTGCACAAGTTCATCGGCGCCATCCAGTACGGGCTCTTCTCCGGGCAGCGGGTGCGGCAGTGCGGGCTCGGGGGCAGACCGCTGCAGTTCTCAT tttttccagATTTGCTCAGAATTATCCCTGCAAGTATCCATGTCAGCGTCATTCTGTTCTGCACAGTGCTGATTGTCTTCGCCCTGGTGGGAGCAGGGTTCTTCATGTTCAATGCCTTTGGCAGCCCCTACGAGACGCTGCACGGCCCCGTGGGGCTGTACCTGTGGAGCTTCATCTCCTgtgagtgccaggctgggctggcactgccagcagcgcccactgctcagcacaggg GttcctgtggctgcctcatcATGATTCTCTTCTCCTCAGAGGTGAAGATCCACCACCTTTCAGAAAAAATTGCTAACTTCAAAGAGGGAACTTTTACATTCAAGACTCACAGTGAGCAGTTTGCAAATTCCTTCTGGACCATCCTGGTTTGCTCCCTGGTGCACTTCCTCAATGCCCTGCTAATCCGATTTGCTGGATTTGAATTTCCCTTTTCAAAATCAGAAGAGTCAGGGACAATCACAGGAGCGGTTGACTTGATGTATTAA